The Hippoglossus hippoglossus isolate fHipHip1 chromosome 21, fHipHip1.pri, whole genome shotgun sequence genome contains a region encoding:
- the zgc:172182 gene encoding coiled-coil domain-containing protein 89 isoform X1, whose translation MATPQSNAEKVMTSSEHMDSFRRSLDKLRSLSTEDVTETEMLRSRINEQSSMICILKQRADELTLRCQALQKINTEQKDGVTDHQRELDSERKKAELIERRFLDLAANNQAIIVFMDEHKSQNAQLKMENKRLQSENDTLFSQKLQDKEVLVQKLMPENKRLTENYTNKEKEYQKNLAECQSKLLEEATQHKSKEASLLDQLHDTEQQQREAVEMCKELKLKLQRDEEKYTAKEINMKKSTTCLIKEKEELLSLSVERGKVIQEKQEEIQQLERKWKKEEKSRAEAEDKFEQDAEAVNADVKVKSLKCALNESATKYQRLQKDFDAFREHSASLLTQERELNKKLRHMIG comes from the exons atggcaaccccACAGAGCAATGCTGAAAAGGTCATGACGTCCTCTGAG CATATGGACAGTTTTCGGAGGTCACTGGACAAACTTCGGAGTCTTTCCACAGAGGATGTGACCGAGACAGAAATGCTGCGGTCCAGGATAAATGAACAGTCAAGTATGATCTGCATCCTGAAACAGAGAGCAGATGAGCTGACACTTCGATGCCAAGCCCTGCAGAAAATCAACACAGAGCAGAAGGACGGAGTAACAGACCACCAGAGAGAGCTGgacagtgaaagaaagaaagcagagtTAATAGAGAGGAGGTTTCTGGATTTAGCCGCCAACAATCAAGCAATTATTGTCTTTATGGATGAGCACAAAAGTCAGAATGCCCAGTTGAAGATGGAAAACAAACGGCTGCAGTCAGAAAATGACACACTTTTCTCCCAAAAATTGCAAGATAAAGAAGTGTTGGTACAAAAACTGATGCCAGAAAACAAACGGCTGACAGAGaattacacaaataaagaaaaggaataTCA GAAGAATTTAGCTGAATGTCAGTCAAAACTCCTGGAAGAAGCGACTCAACATAAATCCAAAGAAGCATCTCTACTTGATCAATTGCACGACACTGAGCAACAGCAAAGAGAAGCTGTAGAAATGTGCAAAG agctgaagctgaagctacaaagagatgaagaaaagtACACTGCGAAGGAGATCAACATGAAGAAAAGCACAACATGTCTTATCAAAGAGAAGGAAGAACTGTTGTCTCTGTCCgtggagagagggaaagtgatACAG gagaaacaagaggaaatccagcagctggagagaaaatggaaaaaggaggagaaatcCAGAGCTGAAGCAGAAGACAA GTTTGAACAGGACGCAGAGGCTGTGAACGCAGACGTCAAAGTGAAGTCGCTCAAGTGTGCTCTCAATGAATCCGCAACAAAGTACCAGAGGCTTCAAAAG GATTTCGATGCCTTCAGAGAACACAGCGCCAGCCTCCTGACACAGGAGAGGGAGCTGAATAAGAAACTTCGCCACATGATAGGCTAA
- the klhl41a gene encoding kelch-like protein 41a — translation MDPQGMKEDLRLFQSTLLQDGLKELLNENKLIDCILKVGDRSIPCHRLILAACSPYFRELYFSEDGKDVNKSEFVLENVDPNVMEAIVNYMYSADIDINENNVQDILVVANRFQIPSVFTVCVNYLQKQLSKKNCLAIYRLGLMLNSVRLAIAARDYIADRFETISMYEDFLELSPPELLAIMGADALNVEKEEVVFETVMKWIRKDKEKHVKSLGEAFDCIRFRLLPEKYFQEKVEKDDLIKADPELLKKIKVIKEAFAGKLPEKKKGEDGEEAEEEKLPGYLNNSRRYGMYAKDMVLMISDTAAVAYDSQENECLLAAMAEHIPRNHVSLTSKQNNLYVLGGLFVDEEDKENPLQCYFYQLDSLSSEWMALPPMASPRCLFGMGEFENLIFAVAGKDLQADESHDTVLCYDTEKMKWSETKKLPLKIHGHCVVSENGLVYCIGGKTDDNKSTNKMFAYNHKRSEWKEVASMTTARSMFGAVIHKGRIVVAAGVNDDGLTATCEAYDFATNKWSPFTEFPQERTSVNLVSCGGLLHAVGGFAVVENENKECAPTEITDIWQYEDDKKQWTGMIKEMRYAAGASCVSMRLNAARMPKL, via the exons ATGGATCCCCAAGGCATGAAGGAAGATCTGCGTCTGTTTCAGAGCACCCTGCTGCAGGACGGACTCAAAGAACTTCTGAATGAGAACAAGTTAATCGACTGTATCTTAAAAGTTGGAGACAGGAGCATCCCCTGCCACCGGCTCATTCTGGCAGCATGTAGTCCTTATTTCCGGGAGCTTTACTTCTCTGAGGATGGCAAGGATGTGAACAAATCTGAGTTTGTTCTGGAGAACGTGGATCCCAATGTTATGGAGGCGATTGTGAACTACATGTACTCAGCAGACATAGACATCAATGAGAACAACGTGCAGGATATTCTGGTTGTTGCCAATCGCTTCCAGATCCCCTCGGTGTTCACGGTCTGTGTGAACTACCTGCAGAAGCAGCTGTCAAAGAAAAACTGCCTCGCCATCTACAGGCTGGGACTGATGCTGAACTCCGTCAGATTGGCAATAGCAGCTCGTGATTACATCGCAGATCGGTTTGAGACCATTTCCATGTATGAGGATTTCTTAGAGCTTTCTCCTCCTGAACTCCTTGCTATTATGGGAGCGGATGCACTAAACGTAGaaaaggaggaggtggtgtttGAGACTGTCATGAAGTGGATCAGGAAGGACAAAGAGAAGCATGTGAAATCCTTGGGAGAGGCTTTCGATTGCATTCGCTTCCGTTTGCTCCCAGAGAAGTACTTCCAGGAAAAGGTAGAGAAAGATGACCTCATCAAGGCAGATCCAGAGCTTCTCAAGAAAATCAAAGTCATCAAGGAAGCCTTTGCGGGGAAGCTGCCCgagaagaaaaagggagaagatggtgaggaagcagaggaggaaaagttgCCCGGCTACCTGAACAATAGCCGCAGATATGGCATGTATGCCAAAGACATGGTGCTGATGATCAGTGACACTGCTGCCGTGGCCTATGACAGCCAGGAGAACGAATGCTTACTCGCTGCGATGGCTGAGCACATCCCACGGAACCACGTCAGTCTGACATCAAAGCAGAACAACCTGTATGTGTTGGGAGGACTCTTTGTCGAcgaagaagacaaagaaaacccGTTGCAATGTTACTTCTACCAG TTGGACAGTCTTTCTTCTGAATGGATGGCTCTGCCACCAATGGCCTCCCCCAGGTGTCTCTTCGGTATGGGGGAGTTTGAGAATCTCATCTTTGCTGTAGCTGGAAAAGATTTACAGGCTGACGAGTCACATGACACAGTTTTGTGCTATGACACTGA aaaaatgaaatggAGTGAGACGAAAAAGTTGCCCCTAAAGATCCATGGCCACTGTGTTGTCTCTGAGAACGGGCTGGTTTACTGTATCGGAGGCAAAACGGATGACAA TAAATCAACCAACAAGATGTTTGCATACAACCACAAGAGGTCAGAGTGGAAGGAGGTGGCCTCCATGACGACGGCCAGATCGATGTTCGGAGCAGTTATCCACAAAGGCAGAATCGTTGTGGCTGCAGGCGTCAATGACGATGGACTCACAGCTACATGTGAAGCCTACGACTTTGCAACCAACAA GTGGTCGCCCTTCACAGAGTTTCCCCAGGAGAGGACTTCAGTCAACCTGGTCAGCTGTGGTGGGCTGCTCCACGCTGTGGGAGGCTTCGCTGTGGTGGAGAATGAGAACAAAGAGTGTGCACCCACTGAAATCACTGACATTTGGCA GTATGAAGATGACAAGAAACAGTGGACTGGTATGATCAAAGAGATGCGTTACGCAGCCGGAGCATCGTGTGTGTCCATGCGTCTAAATGCAGCCAGAATGCCTAAACTGTGA
- the zgc:172182 gene encoding coiled-coil domain-containing protein 89 isoform X2 has product MDSFRRSLDKLRSLSTEDVTETEMLRSRINEQSSMICILKQRADELTLRCQALQKINTEQKDGVTDHQRELDSERKKAELIERRFLDLAANNQAIIVFMDEHKSQNAQLKMENKRLQSENDTLFSQKLQDKEVLVQKLMPENKRLTENYTNKEKEYQKNLAECQSKLLEEATQHKSKEASLLDQLHDTEQQQREAVEMCKELKLKLQRDEEKYTAKEINMKKSTTCLIKEKEELLSLSVERGKVIQEKQEEIQQLERKWKKEEKSRAEAEDKFEQDAEAVNADVKVKSLKCALNESATKYQRLQKDFDAFREHSASLLTQERELNKKLRHMIG; this is encoded by the exons ATGGACAGTTTTCGGAGGTCACTGGACAAACTTCGGAGTCTTTCCACAGAGGATGTGACCGAGACAGAAATGCTGCGGTCCAGGATAAATGAACAGTCAAGTATGATCTGCATCCTGAAACAGAGAGCAGATGAGCTGACACTTCGATGCCAAGCCCTGCAGAAAATCAACACAGAGCAGAAGGACGGAGTAACAGACCACCAGAGAGAGCTGgacagtgaaagaaagaaagcagagtTAATAGAGAGGAGGTTTCTGGATTTAGCCGCCAACAATCAAGCAATTATTGTCTTTATGGATGAGCACAAAAGTCAGAATGCCCAGTTGAAGATGGAAAACAAACGGCTGCAGTCAGAAAATGACACACTTTTCTCCCAAAAATTGCAAGATAAAGAAGTGTTGGTACAAAAACTGATGCCAGAAAACAAACGGCTGACAGAGaattacacaaataaagaaaaggaataTCA GAAGAATTTAGCTGAATGTCAGTCAAAACTCCTGGAAGAAGCGACTCAACATAAATCCAAAGAAGCATCTCTACTTGATCAATTGCACGACACTGAGCAACAGCAAAGAGAAGCTGTAGAAATGTGCAAAG agctgaagctgaagctacaaagagatgaagaaaagtACACTGCGAAGGAGATCAACATGAAGAAAAGCACAACATGTCTTATCAAAGAGAAGGAAGAACTGTTGTCTCTGTCCgtggagagagggaaagtgatACAG gagaaacaagaggaaatccagcagctggagagaaaatggaaaaaggaggagaaatcCAGAGCTGAAGCAGAAGACAA GTTTGAACAGGACGCAGAGGCTGTGAACGCAGACGTCAAAGTGAAGTCGCTCAAGTGTGCTCTCAATGAATCCGCAACAAAGTACCAGAGGCTTCAAAAG GATTTCGATGCCTTCAGAGAACACAGCGCCAGCCTCCTGACACAGGAGAGGGAGCTGAATAAGAAACTTCGCCACATGATAGGCTAA
- the LOC117754912 gene encoding ATP synthase subunit beta, mitochondrial: MLASAGRRALGALNPGINSLKTICPNHAALNTSRTYAGPAGQAALAHGRIVAVIGAVVDVQFDEGLPPILNALEVANRESRLVLEVAQHLGESTVRTIAMDGTEGLVRGQKVLDTGAPIRIPVGPETLGRIMNVIGEPIDERGPISTKQTAAIHAEAPEFTDMSVEQEILVTGIKVVDLLAPYAKGGKIGLFGGAGVGKTVLIMELINNVAKAHGGYSVFAGVGERTREGNDLYHEMIESGVINLKDNTSKVALVYGQMNEPPGARARVALTGLTVAEYFRDQEGQDVLLFIDNIFRFTQAGSEVSALLGRIPSAVGYQPTLATDMGTMQERITTTKKGSITSVQAIYVPADDLTDPAPATTFAHLDATTVLSRAIAELGIYPAVDPLDSTSRIMDPNIVGTEHYDIARGVQKILQDYKSLQDIIAILGMDELSEEDKLTVSRARKIQRFLSQPFQVAEVFTGHMGKLVPLKETIKGFQSILAGEYDALPEQAFYMVGPIEEVVEKAQRLAEEHS, encoded by the exons ATGTTAGCCTCTGCAGGACGTCGCGCTCTGGGGGCTCTTAACCCCGGGATTAACTCCCTAAAGACGATCTGCCCAAACCATGCAGCTCTTAATACGA GCAGGACTTATGCAGGCCCGGCTGGTCAGGCTGCACTGGCCCATGGTCGCATCGTGGCAGTGATCGGTGCTGTGGTGGATGTGCAGTTCGATGAGGGCCTCCCTCCCATTCTCAATGCTCTGGAGGTGGCTAACCGTGAGAGCAGGCTGGTGCTTGAGGTGGCCCAGCATCTGG GTGAAAGCACAGTCAGGACCATTGCCATGGATGGTACTGAAGGTCTGGTTCGAGGTCAGAAGGTTTTGGACACAGGGGCCCCCATCAGGATCCCTGTGGGTCCTGAGACCCTGGGCCGGATCATGAATGTCATTGGAGAACCCATTGATGAGAGGGGTCCAATAAGCACCAAACA GACTGCTGCTATTCATGCTGAGGCCCCTGAGTTCACAGACATGAGTGTGGAGCAGGAGATCCTGGTCACTGGCATCAAAGTGGTCGATCTGCTGGCACCCTACGCCAAGGGTGGAAAGATCG GTCTGTTTGGCGGTGCTGGTGTGGGCAAGACTGTATTGATTATGGAGCTGATCAACAACGTGGCCAAAGCTCACGGTGGTTACTCCGTGTTTGCCGGAGTGGGAGAGCGAACCCGTGAGGGAAATGACCTGTACCATGAAATGATCGAGTCCGGTGTCATCAACCTGAAGGACAACACCTCAAAG GTAGCGCTGGTGTACGGTCAGATGAACGAGCCCCCAGGTGCCCGTGCCAGAGTTGCTCTTACTGGTCTGACTGTGGCCGAATACTTCCGCGATCAGGAGGGACAGGACGTGCTGCTCTTCATTGACAACATCTTCAGATTTACACAGGCTGGATCGGAG gTGTCTGCCCTGTTGGGTCGTATCCCCTCTGCTGTGGGTTACCAGCCCACCCTGGCCACTGACATGGGTACAATGCAGGAAAGAATTACCACCACTAAGAAGGGCTCCATCACCTCAGTACAG GCCATCTATGTGCCGGCTGATGACTTGACCGATCCTGCACCTGCCACAACTTTCGCTCACTTGGATGCGACAACTGTGCTGTCCCGTGCCATTGCTGAGCTTGGAATCTATCCTGCTGTGGACCCTCTGGATTCTACCTCCCGCATCATGGACCCCAACATTGTCGGGACCGAACACTACGATATTGCTCGTGGTGTCCAGAAGATTCTTCAG GATTACAAATCCTTGCAGGACATCATTGCTATCCTGGGTATGGATGAACTGTCTGAGGAGGACAAACTGACGGTTTCCCGCGCTCGCAAGATCCAGCGTTTCTTGTCGCAGCCTTTCCAGGTCGCTGAGGTGTTTACTGGTCACATGGGCAAGCTGGTGCCTCTCAAGGAAACAATCAAAGGCTTCCAGAGTATTCTAGCAG gTGAATATGATGCCCTGCCGGAGCAAGCGTTCTACATGGTGGGTCCCATTGAAGAAGTCGTCGAAAAGGCTCAGAGACTGGCAGAGGAGCACTCATAA
- the bbs5 gene encoding Bardet-Biedl syndrome 5 protein homolog: MASVLDALWEDRDVRFDITAQQMKTRPGEALIDCLDSIEDTKGNNGDRGRLLVTNLRIIWHSLALPRVNLSVGYNSIINITTRTANSKLRGQTEALYILTKSNNTRFEFIFTNVVPGSPRLFTSVIAVHRAYETSKMYRDLKLRAALIQNKQLRLLPREQVYDKINGVWNLSSDQGNLGTFFITNVRIVWHANMNESFNVSIPYLQIWSIRIRDSKFGLALVIESSRQSGGYVLGFKIDPVDKLQDALKEINSLHKVYSANPIFGVDYEMEEKPQPLEELTVDQPPDDVEIEPDEQTDAFTAYFADGNKQQDREPVFSEDLGLAIEKLKDGFTLNGLWEVMG, encoded by the exons ATGGCGTCTGTGTTAGACGCTCTGTGGGAAGACAGAGACGTGAGATTCGACATAACAGCGCA GCAGATGAAAACTCGTCCAGGAGAAGCGCTCATCGACTGCCTGGACTCCATAGAGGACACGAAAGGAAACAACGGAGATCGAG gacgATTGTTGGTAACGAACCTGAGGATCATCTGGCACTCGCTGGCCCTGCCGAGAGTCAATCTGT CTGTGGGTTACAACTCTATCATTAACATCACAACAAGGACAGCTAACTCA AAACTGAGAGGCCAAACTGAAGCGCTCTACATCTTGACAAAGTCCAACAACACACGATTTGAGTTCATTTTTACAAATGTGGTTCCAGGAAGTCCACGGCTCTTTACTTCTGTCATTGCTGTACACAG ggCCTATGAGACCTCGAAGATGTACAGGGACCTGAAGCTGCGAGCGGCTCTCATTCAAAATAAGCAGCTGAGACTTTTGCCCCGGGAGCAAGTGTATGATAAAATCAATGGAGTTTGGAATTTATCCAGTGATCAG ggTAATCTTGGGACTTTCTTCATCACAAATGTTCGGATTGTGTGGCATGCCAATATGAATGAGAGCTTCAATGTCAGCATTCCTTACCTCCAGATT TGGTCTATCAGGATAAGAGACTCAAAGTTTGGCTTGGCTTTGGTGATAGAGAGTTCACGCCAG AGCGGTGGCTACGTGCTCGGATTTAAGATTGACCCTGTGGATAAGCTTCAAGACGCCCTGAAGGAAATCAACTCATTGCATAAGGTTTACTCTGCCAACCCTATCTTTGGAGTGGACTATGAAATGGAAGAAAAG CCCCAGCCACTGGAAGAACTCACCGTGGACCAGCCCCCTGATGATGTGGAAATCGAGCCCGATGAGCAGACTGACGCTTTCACT gCCTACTTTGCTGATGGCAATAAG CAACAAGACCGTGAGCCAGTTTTCTCTGAGGACCTGGGCCTCGCCATCGAAAAGCTAAAAGATGGCTTCACACTTAATGGACTGTGGGAAGTGATGGGCTGA
- the col28a2a gene encoding collagen, type XXVIII, alpha 2a produces MFPSFISVLLVTALTSVWAQDHYEERKTAKKSRGKPLAANVHDGQAILDEDCSLELSFLLDSSESAKDNHEQEKQFAMNVVDRLQGVRLQTGRSTSLRVALLQYSSHVITEQTFRDWRGTENFKYRIAPIIYIGHGTYTTYAITNMTKIYLEESSPSSIKVAILLTDGISHPRNPDIFSAVADAKNQGVKFFTLGITRSANDPANVAQLRLLASSPASQFLRNLQDEDIVNKIVTEITGLAEEGCPLAQRCACEKGERGPSGPAGKKGRSGDDGTSGFKGHKGEAGLSGLPGREGAEGKLGLKGDKGEGGECGTPGIKGDRGLEGAFGPRGVRGPQGVPGPQGDIGPEGPQGKQGERGPGGPPGIQGETGIGLAGPKGDMGFQGRPGPHGPQGVGEPGLPGPQGSQGVQGDKGPLGEGFPGSKGDRGLPGPRGPRGQQGAGIKGERGELGPPGPLGPTGLTGVGIQGEKGIEGPRGPPGGRGLTGEGLPGPKGDQGLPGEQGGPGERGIGEPGSKGELGAAGLGGLPGLPGEDGAPGQKGETGLTGSRGLEGAQGIGTQGEKGDQGMRGIRGLHGPPGISGPSGPKGERGIPGQQGISGQPGRSISGSKGDQGPVGPHGPVGETGLGLPGPKGDRGHPGLPGPHGPKGEGLPGPGGPPGLPGLQGELGPEGIGIPGPKGDVGFRGLPGLPGPAGEGLQGPPGNLGRSGPPGPIGTQGEGIQGPKGMPGSQGMTGPRGPHGDGFPGPKGDRGLQGERGMKGLKGELGDSGVAGEAGKPGTKGETGLTREDVIKLIKEICGCGIKCKERPMELVFVIDSSESVGPENFEIIKDFVTRLVDRTTVGRNATRIGLVLYSLEVHLEFNLVRYMSKQDVKQAIRKMPYMGEGTYTGTAIRKATQEAFFSARLGVRKVAIVITDGQTDKREPVKLDLAVREAHAANIEMYALGIVNSSDPTQAEFLQELNLIASDPDSEHMYLIDDFNTLPALESQLVNQFCEDENGAVFSNRIANGHRNGNNGHGINGHNGHNGYNGHGNNGYVYGNNGHGNNGNTYNYQEEIQNQRRTNSRGRGDTFALPISADPLPFQVVEDDDGEDLDIRAQVRGSSTVAVVNKTTVPGTSVIESSVPNEAVKSSSSSSSSSATSSSTLSSVSSLNSNQLQPVVTPVLLEEAAIFVSRCNLSLNQGTCRAYIIRWYYDKQANACAQFWYGGCGGNDNRYETEDECKETCVLSRTAG; encoded by the exons ATGTTCCCCTCCTTTATATCGGTGCTGCTAGTCACTGCACTGACCAGTGTCTGGGCCCAGGACCACTATGAGGAGAGGAAAACTGCTAAGAAATCCAGAGGCAAACCTCTGGCTGCAAATGTTCATGATGGACAAg CCATCCTAGACGAGGACTGTAGCTTGGAGCTCTCCTTCCTGTTGGACAGCTCTGAGAGCGCTAAGGACAACCATGAGCAGGAAAAGCAGTTTGCCATGAACGTGGTGGACAGACTCCAAGGGGTTCGACTGCAAACCGGCCGCAGCACGAGTTTGAGGGTGGCCCTGTTGCAGTACAGCAGCCATGTCATCACAGAGCAAACCTTCAGAGACTGGAGGGGCACGGAGAACTTCAAGTACCGGATCGCTCCCATCATCTACATCGGGCACGGCACCTACACCACCTACGCCATCACCAACATGACCAAGATCTACCTGGAGGAATCCAGTCCCAGCAGCATCAAAGTGGCCATCCTCCTCACAGATGGCATTTCCCACCCAAGGAACCCTGACATCTTCTCCGCTGTCGCTGACGCCAAGAACCAGGGTGTCAAGTTCTTCACCCTGGGCATCACCCGGTCGGCCAATGACCCAGCCAATGTAGCCCAGCTGCGTCTGCTCGCCAGCTCCCCTGCCTCCCAGTTCCTCCGCAATTTACAGGACGAAGACATAGTCAACAAAATCGTCACTGAGATT ACTGGCTTGGCTGAGGAAGGA TGCCCTCTGGCTCAGAGATGTGCTTGCGAGAAAGGGGAGAGGGGGCCCAGTGGGCCTGCG GGAAAGAAAGGCCGATCTGGAGATGATGGAACCTCGGGGTTTAAAGGGCATAAG GGTGAAGCAGGATTGAGTGGACTACCTGGACGAGAAGGTGCTGAG GGGAAATTAGGTCTGAAAGGAGATAAG GGTGAGGGGGGAGAATGTGGCACTCCAGGAATCAAAGGAGACAGG GGTCTTGAAGGTGCATTTGGTCCAAGAGGAGTCAGAGGCCCGCAG GGGGTACCAGGACCACAAGGAGACATCGGACCAGAGGGCCCTCAGGGAAAGCAG GGTGAACGTGGCCCAGGTGGTCCTCCAGGAATTCAAGGGGAAACTGGTATTGGACTTGCTGGACCAAAA GGTGACATGGGGTTCCAGGGCAGGCCAGGTCCTCATGGTCCTCAAGGAGTGGGTGAACCTGGACTTCCT GGACCTCAAGGATCTCAAGGCGTTCAAGGGGACAAAGGACCCCTGGGTGAAGGGTTCCCTGGATCCAAG GGTGATCGGGGGCTTCCAGGACCGAGGGGGCCAAGGGGACAGCAGGGTGCAGGAATCAAAGGAGAAAGG GGTGAACTGGGGCCTCCAGGTCCTCTCGGGCCAACTGGACTGACAGGAGTCGGCATACAGGGAGAAAAG GGAATCGAGGGTCCAAGAGGTCCTCCAGGAGGCAGAGGGCTAACAGGAGAAGGTTTACCCGGACCTAAG GGAGACCAAGGTTTACCAGGAGAGCAGGGAGGTCCAGGAGAGAGAGGCATCGGTGAGCCTGGTTCAAAG GGAGAGCTTGGAGCAGCTGGTTTGGGTGGGCTGCCTGGTCTTCCTGGAGAAGATGGAGCTCCAGGACAGAAG GGGGAGACTGGTTTAACTGGTTCAAGAGGTCTTGAGGGAGCACAAGGAATTGGCACTCAAGGGGAGAAA GGTGACCAGGGTATGAGGGGTATCCGTGGGTTACATGGTCCTCCAGGGATTTCAGGACCCTCTGGACCGAAG GGAGAACGTGGAATACCAGGTCAGCAGGGCATCTCAGGTCAGCCAGGACGGTCTATATCTGGTTCAAAG GGTGATCAAGGTCCTGTTGGGCCCCATGGTCCTGTTGGGGAAACAGGCCTTGGACTGCCCGGTCCAAAG GGTGATCGTGGTCATCCAGGTTTACCGGGTCCACATGGTCCAAAAGGAGAAGGCCTTCCTGGCCCTGGG GGTCCTCCAGGCCTGCCAGGCTTACAAGGAGAACTAGGCCCAGAGGGAATTGGAATTCCTGGTCCCAAG GGTGATGTTGGCTTTAGAGGATTGCCAGGATTGCCTGGTCCAGCTGGAGAGGGCTTACAAGGACCACCG GGTAATCTTGGGAGATCAGGACCCCCTGGTCCAATTGGAACTCAAGGCGAAGGCATTCAAGGTCCAAAG GGAATGCCTGGATCTCAAGGTATGACTGGGCCAAGAGGTCCGCATGGAGACGGTTTTCCTGGCCCTAAG GGTGATCGTGGATTACAGGGTGAGAGGGGAATGAAAGGTTTGAAAGGAGAGTTGGGAGATTCTGGAGTCGCTGGTGAAGCA GGGAAGCCAGGAACAAAAGGAGAAACAGGCCTGACG AGAGAAGACGTTATTAAGCTGATCAAGGAAATCTGTG GATGTGGCATCAAGTGCAAGGAGAGGCCCATGGAGCTTGTGTTTGTCATCGACAGCTCAGAAAGTGTCGGCCCCGAGAACTTTGAAATCATCAAAGACTTTGTCACACGGCTGGTGGACCGCACCACAGTTGGTCGAAACGCCACCAGAATCGGACTGGTCCTTTACAGTCTGGAGGTCCATTTGGAATTCAACTTGGTTCGCTACATGAGCAAACAGGATGTCAAGCAGGCGATCAGAAAAATGCCTTACATGGGTGAGGGCACCTACACTGGCACGGCCATCAGAAAAGCCACTCAGGAGGCCTTTTTCAGCGCTCGGCTTGGAGTCCGGAAAGTGGCCATCGTCATCACTGATGGTCAGACCGACAAGCGAGAGCCTGTTAAGCTTGACCTAGCTGTGAGGGAGGCTCATGCTGCCAACATCGAGATGTATGCACTGGGGATCGTCAATTCATCTGATCCTACGCAGGCCGAGTTCCTGCAGGAACTCAACCTCATTGCCTCTGACCCCGACAGTGAACACATGTACCTTATTGATGACTTCAACACACTACCAG cacTGGAGTCTCAGCTCGTCAATCAGTTCTGTGAAGATGAAAACGGCGCAGTCTTTTCCAATCGCATCGCAAATGGCCACAGGAACGGCAACAATGGGCATGGTATCAATGGACACAATGGACACAATGGATATAATGGCCATGGTAATAATGGTTATGTTTATGGAAACAATGGACATGGGAACAACGGGAATACTTATAACTACCAAGAGGAGATTCAAAACCAGAGACGCACCAACAGCAGAGGCCGTGGAGACACTTTTGCGCTGCCCATCAGTGCGGATCCTCTCCCTTTTCAG GTGgtggaagatgatgatggtgaagatTTAGACATCAGAGCCCAAGTGCGGGGCAGCAGCACTGTGGCTGTTGTTAACAAAACAACAGTGCCTGGAACTTCTGTGATAGAAAGCTCCGTCCCCAATGAAGCAGTCaaatcatcttcttcctcctcatcctcatcagcAACGTCTTCTTCAACGCTGAGTTCAGTTTCATCCTTAAACTCTAATCAACTGCAGCCAGTGGTGACCCCAGTCCTGCTTGAAG AGGCCGCTATTTTTGTATCCCGCTGTAACCTCAGCCTGAACCAAGGTACCTGCCGAGCCTACATTATCCGCTGGTACTATGACAAGCAGGCCAACGCCTGTGCACAGTTTTGGTATGGAGGCTGTGGCGGAAATGACAACCGTTATGAAACAGAGGACGAATGCAAGGAGACTTGTGTTCTATCCAGAACAG CTGGAtaa